The sequence GTTGTGTAactaagaccattagacataagaGTAGAACTAGGCCATTCTGCACCTTGagtttgttccaccattccatcagggctgatttattaacccctgGGAGGATGCAGTGGAGGAGGCCTACGAGCGCAAGAAACTGAGGTACGCCAAGCTTGCAGCCGATGTGCAGCAACATGGCTGGAAAGAAAGGGTGCGGCTGGTCAAATTAGGCTGCAGAGGATTTGTAGCCACATCAACATCAAGGCTACTCCAGGAGTTGGGAGTGCGAGGGAAGACACACTGACAAGCAGTCAAAGACCTCTCAAGAGCTGCTGATAGTAATCAGTGGCTCTAGATGAAGAGAAAGGATTCCATCTGGGCCCCCAAGTGAGTGAATGGCATCTAGATGGTGAGCCCAGGATGCTGGGATTCACTGGAGGGTTCATTGAACCCTCTGGAGTATCGTGGGCCTATCAGTGAAACACTGAGGAAAGAGGGCGCCCACTTGATAACCCAGAAGATGTACCACTCACTTGGCTACCCCGCCGAGTCTAGGCAGCATGTCTCAGGAGCGAAAACAGGGATATTAACATCGAGTCCTACATAATGtacctcacaaccccattctccctgtaacctttgacatccatactaatcaagaaactcccagcctctgctttaaatatacccaatgacttggccagtacaacagtctgtggcaatgaatttcacagattcaccatcctctggctaaagaaattccttctcatctgttttaaagggacatctttctattctgaagttgtgccctctagtcctggactcctccactatcagatacattctctaaatgtccactacatctaggcctttcaatattcgatatatTTCAATGAGCttaccccttcattcttctaaactgcagcaagtacaggcccaaagccattaaacactcctcatatgttaacctttttacCTTTTTATTCTTGGGATAATTctcgtgaaactcctctggatccAACATATCCTTTCTTGGAGACTGGGCACAAAACActtcacaaaactccaaatgtgctctgaccaatgccttataaagcctcagcattacatctttgtttttatattctcatTCTCTGGAAATGAATCCTAACAATATGTGTGTCTTCATtaattgggggattgagttcaaaagccacaaGGAAATTTTACAATTTTATGGACCATGCTTGAAATATTgtgtcagttctggtcatctcattattgGAATATGTGGAAgctagagagggtccagaggagatataccaggatgtggcctggattagagagcaagaCTTTAAGAGGAAAATTTAAGGGAACAaaggaggattagaggtgactcaataagaggcataaatcaagtggacagccagtgtctttttcccagggtggcaatggctaatatgagaagaCATCTTCTTAAggggattggaggaaagcatggaGGGATACCAAAGATATttcttttatgcagagaatggtaacACGatgcactgtcaggggtggtagtagaggcagatacattggggcatTCAagtgactcttagataggcacgtggatgaaaggaaaatggaaggcGATGTGGGAAGGAAGACTTAGATTGTTTTGTTATGTACCCTGGGGTTCCTATTTTCTGTGGACAGTTACTTTAAAATGGCAAGATAATTGAGATTGACTTTTGCACTGTTCGATTTCTGCTGACTGCAGAATTGCTGGGTTGCTATAGTGAGCAGCGATTGTTTATACAAGTGACGGTTTGTTTTGAATAAGCAAGGTCAGATGATCCTCTTATGGACAGACAgttagagtcaagatggattccgtcaatggaagacaccagtgagttggtcgctggtttaaactttcagtagcctgGAAGGGGTGAGTTAAGATCAATcctgagtattgataaatgactctcacaagtttcCTGCAACTAGAAGAAGTTTGCAGGAAGAGAACAAAGGAGAGGAAGgaagaagaaacctagtgacaaagagatcactgtttgcaCTCTCTCTCCAAGTAGCCCGTAAGAGTGAGTTTGTTTCTATTTGGCTATggaagtgtgattgtcacttagttaatccacaggagtgggttctccggtgaggggaaaacctttgtgatTACCACTTGTGTGTcaccctttgtctgggtgtggtagttcactgaagaaaggcacccctctggcaaatcactgttggagttatttcgtatgtcgtggaactggataagtggctatcatgttgtgtgattggggtaaccttgtggaatctaccagtgtgtcgacccttgcctggttcccttgaagatggtcccctttttgtgataagctactgttggtgataatccatacatGGATTTTGTTCGGGTATACTGTGGCTACCACTTTGAGATGTCCCGTCGCTGAATTCAGGTGTGGTAtgacttgtgttgaaaggatatttatTGAAGATCACTGTCAGCAATACTTCGTGTGTGGAGTAGAACAACTTCGGAGATAAAGCCTACTGTTATTGTTATTTTGCATTGCTGTCGTGTAATCTGTGGAATATCgatgtaattgccttctcacaatcTATGCCTTCTCACGATCTTTGCCTTCTCACGACATatgcctttggattacaaatctctctctcttaccaACAACAACACCTCATGTTTTGAACTGAGCTTTCTCAAATACCatcataagactgtatcatttaccaacTAAGCTTGAATGAGTTTGGGAAACATATACTCACACCTATATATGCCTAACACTGTTAATCCTTGGTGTATCTAGTTTTAAGTTTACTATTATTGGTAGATACTAATAAATTATTGTTTTGATtatagcaaaaccagactccaggtgtgttccatttctgctggttcttttaacctgttacggggtacataacagttCTTGGAGTATGTTAAAAGTTTGtcacatcattgtgggccaaaaggcctctaCCATACTATAATATTCTATGTAGCTATTTTGGCTTTTCCCTTTAGAGGCAATGCATTTGTTTGATTTATGGGATGATTCATGGTTTTTGAGAAATGACTGAACAGGATAGAATTGATAAGAATTAGGCAGTCTTACTGAAACATACAAAGTTATGAGAGAATTGATGTTGTGAGGATATTTTCCTTAATGAAGAATTAGGAAATTACATGGGGGAGGCCAAGTAGGACTGAATTTCTTCCCTTGGAGGATTGTGATCCATTCAAATCTTTGGATAAGAAAAATTCCAGCATTCTGGTTAATATATTTGCTCTCAGGAGGTTGAATCACAGAGTTgaattctgtatacatactttgataataaatgtacttcaaatcTTTTAATATATTTAGTTCAAAGATATTTGTTCATAGTGTAGTCAAGAGTGATGAAAAATTAACAGAAAAAATGGAATGAAGATCAAATTTCATATCAGCCACAATCTTAGTGGATAACAAAGAGGCCATATGCTTTTTCCTGTGAGGAgaaggaattggtttattatactCAAATGTACTGAGATATGGTTAAAAAATGTCCATGATACAGCGAAAACAGTTTTACAAGACATCCATACAGGTTATTTCGAAACCTAAGAACATCAATGCAGAGTCACAGAGCATTAtaccacagaaacaggtcttttggcccatctagttgcAGCTGAACTGGTATTGTGTcctgtcccattgacccacaactGGATCACAGCCTTCCATGCCCTCTCattcatgtatttatccaaacttctcttaaatgttgaaatcaagcccatatccactacttctggCTGCAGTTAGTAGtgatgaagaagttcccccttaaataatccacctttcacccttaaactattACCTAGTCCTACCTaacttctgtggaaaaagcctgtttgcaattATCCCTATCTAtaaacctcataattttgtacagccctatcaaatctccctcctTTTAGTACAAGAAAAAAGCAATAACAGGATGCAGACTGATGAGATAGAGATTGATGATAAATGCTTGTGGCCGTGCAAGAGCTAGTTTCGAAGTTGATTTGTCTTAAGATAAGGTAGAAATTGACAATGGCATCTAATGGTGCTCGTAATGATAAATGCAAGACCTTCTGTAGCTGCATCTGTCTTATTTTCCTATTCCACTGAAGGGGAAAATTATTTTCAGATTTGTGCCTCCTCTTGGTCTTGACCTCACTGCTGTACAACAGTGAATAGACTGCAGCGTATCACCAGCATTCAGACTAGTACCCATGGAGTAGTGTCCAAAGCCTAACATGGTATTTCCCGGTAATAGCTTTGGTTGTACAACTCCTGGCTTCAAAGGTTGGGCTCCTCAGGGCTGTCCATAGGCTTCTTTCCTTCTGAGCAGTCACAGATTGATGAACATTGTTGGGTGTTTGTAAGTCAGAGaaggtgtgctgtctttacgacagttatttagtttataatatttttgcttagtaattcattcaatagtattttctagttagaattagaagtgtttaaagtatattcattgcatgtaaaatatatcggcatgcgatgacgtcacatccggtttcgccgcgtcttgtgggaaaacaccggtttgaaattagcgcgagggtgggggctttccacgaggctcacctgagcagaagttgttttgcaggcatgagaaatcacagtgagagcaacgctgtaagttaatagataatcgatatattgaactaagatgttaatgccgatcctgttagaagtaacgacggtagataatgtttatgctttcgttagttaaagagtcgcggatagtttgcatggaagtgtatttaaagtagtcaatggagcaggtaaactctccctgtatactgcaccttagtgtaatgtagttatagtcacctttgcaagtatttacacttgaaatgtgatattaaggaaggaacaaatactgtatcaatcttgtattgttttatcaacagttttcaccatatgttaatgtgaagagtgaacagtaaatggttaatcttactgcgatctggtttgcattggctgtggtttatccggacgttaaattcggcgttcattacacccgaaggagaacgttacagtgaaaaagcggcattatcaggtgtttcaagtgctgcaatgtcagctcaatccagcatcaagtcgatggcgcccagcgacaagggcagtaaaccgacatcaagtaagtccacacaggcaagagccaaggcagaagccgccaaggtgcgactgcattacgccaaacaagaagcagttttgaaaatgaaacaggccgccCGAGaaaccgaaatccagaaagaaaaggctgccagagaagccaaagcggccgcccgagaagccaaaatccagttggaaatggcaaaaatatcgacagagttgcaagtgctgcagctagaaagagaaggagaagctgccatggcggaagcaaagtacatagaagaagctgaagggtcacgtgatctgaccgaagtaagatctactttagaaaggaccagactggaacgcacgagcgactatgtacaatatcaaacagacaggcaggctcgtctcccctctccatacctattcgataacttccccagctacgaggaacctcagagagtcacgattgcatcacatccatacgaggaaggaaatttaccctcacggctccgtgatgaagtcaagaatgaaagaaccgacaacgctccttcacccccacaacaggacggcggggagggagaggttcactccaggacaacaattgtcagctcgaactgtacagaagtttgcggtcaaactcagtcaagccgttcttgttccgagatctgcctcactgaggtgtaccccaaggaagcacaacaaggcgttaacaagcgcgaggcaggCGACGAGTCgttgggccagtcagtcttcgctctaacgaagtatgacaacaaacttgcacaatcagctcaagataccatttctttaaaaaccaaagacaccaaggtcttcagagatgaagcaaataatggggttgccccattgcctatcagagaaccacgccagcgctcaccagataacaaagagcaggcagtcaaacggttcacgtccttacggaaaacccggaaaaggaaacctgaaatgcagcaacgcacccgattggcccacgaggtactgtgcaccctaatggcagaggtcacagccattataaacgcacaatcattcctacctgtgtcttctgacccagaaaacccctttatactttcgccatcaacgctccttacgcagaaggcaggagcacctcctccaccaggagacttctcagacaagaatttgtacacaaagcaatggagacaagtccaggctctggcaaatcagttctggtcccgctggagacagaaatatctaccctcgttgcaacagagacgaaagtggacagaaccccgcaggaatcttcaagttggagacttagtcctgctcagggacaagcaacagctggccaatggccagaatcactgctacattccctagcgaggatggacatgtcaggaagatcgaattgaagactaccgaccaaggcgatgtgaaaatttaccaaaggccagttacagaagttattctacttctacccaatgactgattaagagactaagttttgtactctgctcattgtgaccttacgaaggtcaagcggggagtgtgctgtctttacgacagttatttagtttataatatttttgcttagtaattcattcaatagtattttctagttagaattagaagtgtttaaagtatattcattgcatgtaaaatatatcggcatgcgatgacgtcacatctggtttcgccgcgtcttgtgggaaaacaccggtttgaaattagcgcgagggtgggggctttccacgaggctcacctgagcagaagcagttttgcaggcatgagaaatcacagtgagagcaacgctgtaagttaatagataatcgatatattgaactaagatgttaatgccgatcctgttagaagtaacgacggtagataatgtttatgctttcgttagttaaagagttgcggatagtttgcatggaagtgtatttaaagtagtcaatggagcaggtaaactctccctgtatactgcaccttagtgtaatgtagttatagtcacctttgcaagtatttacacttgaaatgtgatattaaggaaggaacaaatactgtatcaatcttgtattgttttatcaacagttttcaccatatgttaatgtgaagagtgaacagtaaatggttaatcttactgcgatctggtttgcattggctgtggtttatccggacgttaaattcggcgttcattacacccgaaggagaacgttacagaagGATTACAAGTCTACCTCTGCTGAAGCTTCAGTGGTCACACCATATAAGATTTATACTTCCACAAGCATATCTAAGTTGGCTTATGAGCAAACACTATATCATGAAATACTTGTTCTCTTGTAGAATCAATTTTTTGCACCACTTTCCTAACCTGTTAATTTTTTCTCAAAAAAACTTCTGAGATTTGCCCATATTATCTTCCACCTGAAGATTCAATCCTCATTGCCAAAGAATGCTATCCAAGGTACACAGTACAATGATGATCTTGGATACACTGCTGGGTGTGTGCTGCAGAACATTCCAGAAACATCCAGCTACCTAATCCTAGAAAATGGATTGAGTAGCATTTGAATTTTGACTCTACCCTTTTCTGATTTATCTGGAGTAAATCCACTGGAGATAATTTTGAGTTGAGGAACAGCCGAAGAAAAACTAGGTGCAATTTATATAAACTCGTTGCTTTTTTTCCACAATATCAAAGAATATTCTACTGGCACCAAGAGACCTGACCTGATGCTTCTGAAGTGACTGTTGGTGAGCAGACATCCTACAAGGTGCACAGAGAGAGCTGCAACTAACACTTGAATGCCCTTACACCATTAACCTGCGGAGATACGCACTCTTTGTGTGCCTCAGTAGTGACATTGCTGCCAATGCTCCATTACTGAAAGCACCATTGTGGCCATGACTAGTTCCAGGGTAGGATGAGGATCTCATGGCTGAACAAGGACCTCAAGGCAGAGGAAAAGGACATGCTCTGTAAGAGGGACAGGACTAGCAGCTCAGTGTTTCAGGATTTTGATGGTTCAGACATGATACAGAAGCAGATAAGAGAAGTGGAGGAGTTGCATTACTAATCAGGAAGAATGCCAAACAACATACCTGTAATACTTGAAGCGCTGATACCTCCAAGAGCAATAATGTCACCTATCTGTGTGGAGATCTTCACCCCTAACACTGGGAGATATTTCAATTGGATTAGGAGACACACCTGAGACTGATTGAGAGAGGTGTTTAAAGCTGGTGCCTGTGTCCACCAGTTGATCAGTCTTAATACTCTCTTAGCTTGTTAGAATAAACTGCTAGAGTTAGTCATTCTCTGTGGAGTTACTTACCTGTGTCAGTACTGAGAAAAGACTTACCTAGGATCTAGCATGTAgaaactccacccccacccctttgTTTTGTGGACTGACTGCCTGATTTTCTCCTGAAGCCTTGGATCTTGTGAGACAGTTTATCTGAAGCATTTTTGTTATATTCTCCATGACCTCTTAAGTTGCCTGTGTATTTTAGTTGGAATCTGAACAAGTGAATGGGGCAAGACAGTTGCACTTAGCACTTCTGACCATGTGAAGTCATTTGACCaactctgtctctgtctgcaaTTGTGCTCAGACCTACCTGCACCATTACAGCAAGATTGAGCCTCAATATGAGTGCAGCAGAAAATGAAAGCTTTCAAGTGGCACTCAACAACCAGGGGACTCTCATCGGAACACAAGAACAAATACAGCAGCTCGCAACTACCCTTGCACAG comes from Hypanus sabinus isolate sHypSab1 chromosome 12, sHypSab1.hap1, whole genome shotgun sequence and encodes:
- the LOC132403177 gene encoding uncharacterized protein LOC132403177, with translation MSAQSSIKSMAPSDKGSKPTSSKSTQARAKAEAAKVRLHYAKQEAVLKMKQAARETEIQKEKAAREAKAAAREAKIQLEMAKISTELQVLQLEREGEAAMAEAKYIEEAEGSRDLTEVRSTLERTRLERTSDYVQYQTDRQARLPSPYLFDNFPSYEEPQRVTIASHPYEEGNLPSRLRDEVKNERTDNAPSPPQQDGGEGEVHSRTTIVSSNCTEVCGQTQSSRSCSEICLTEVYPKEAQQGVNKREAGDESLGQSVFALTKYDNKLAQSAQDTISLKTKDTKVFRDEANNGVAPLPIREPRQRSPDNKEQAVKRFTSLRKTRKRKPEMQQRTRLAHEVLCTLMAEVTAIINAQSFLPVSSDPENPFILSPSTLLTQKAGAPPPPGDFSDKNLYTKQWRQVQALANQFWSRWRQKYLPSLQQRRKWTEPRRNLQVGDLVLLRDKQQLANGQNHCYIP